In the genome of Sciurus carolinensis chromosome 3, mSciCar1.2, whole genome shotgun sequence, one region contains:
- the Fign gene encoding fidgetin isoform X3, translating into MQWTPEHAQWPEQHFDITSTTRSPAHKVEAYRGHLQRTYQYAWANDDISALTASNLLKKYAEKYSGILEGPVDRPVLSNYSDAPSGLVNGRKNESEPWQSSLNSEAVYPMNCVPDVITASKAGVSSALPPADVSASIGSSPGVASNLTEPSYSSSTCGSHTVPSLHAGLPSQEYAPGYNGSYLHSTYSSQPAPALPSPHPSPLHSSGLLQPPPPPPPPPALVPGYNGTSNLSSYSYPSASYPPQTAVGSGYSPGGAPPPPSAYLPSGIPAPTPLPPTTVPGYTYQGHGLTPIAPSALTNSSASSLKRKAFYMAGQGDMDSSYGNYSYGQQRSTQSPMYRMPDNGISNTNRGNGFDRSAETSSLAFKPTKQLMSSEQQRKFSSQSSRALTPPSYSTAKNSLGSRSSESFGKYTSPVMSEHGDEHRQLLSHPMQGPGLRAATSSNHSVDEQLKNTDTHLIDLVTNEIITQGPPVDWSDIAGLDLVKAVIKEEVLWPVLRSDAFSGLTALPRSILLFGPRGTGKTLLGRCIAGQLGATFFKIAGSGLVAKWLGEAEKIIHASFLVARCRQPSVIFVSDIDMLLSSQVSEEHSPVSRMRTEFLMQLDTVLTSAEDQIVVICATSKPEEIDESLRRYFMKRLLIPLPDSTARHQIIVQLLSQHNYCLNDKEFALLVQRTEGFSGLDVAHLCQEAAVGPLHAMPATDLSAIMPSQLRPVTYQDFENAFCKIQPSISQKELDMYVEWNKMFGCSQ; encoded by the coding sequence ATGCAGTGGACGCCGGAGCATGCCCAGTGGCCAGAACAGCACTTTGACATCACCTCAACCACTCGGTCTCCTGCCCACAAAGTTGAAGCCTACAGAGGTCATTTGCAGCGCACCTATCAGTACGCCTGGGCAAATGATGACATATCTGCCCTGACTGCATCCAACCTACtaaaaaaatatgcagagaaGTATTCTGGCATTTTGGAAGGTCCTGTGGACCGACCCGTTCTCAGCAACTATTCAGATGCACCATCGGGACTCGTGAATGGTCGGAAAAATGAAAGTGAACCCTGGCAGTCCTCCTTGAATTCTGAGGCTGTTTATCCCATGAACTGTGTTCCGGATGTTATTACCGCCAGCAAAGCTGGAGTCAGTTCAGCCCTCCCTCCAGCAGATGTCTCTGCAAGTATAGGGAGCTCTCCTGGGGTGGCCAGCAACCTGACAGAACCTAGTTACTCAAGTAGTACCTGTGGAAGCCACACCGTACCTAGTCTTCATGCAGGGCTCCCATCTCAGGAATATGCCCCAGGATACAACGGATCGTATTTGCATTCTACTTACAGTAGCCAGCCAGCACCTGCACTTCCTTCACCTCATCCATCTCCTTTGCATAGCTCTGGGCTCCTacagccaccaccaccacctcctccaccaccagcCCTGGTCCCAGGCTACAATGGGACTTCTAACCTCTCCAGTTACAGCTATCCCTCTGCTAGCTATCCTCCTCAGACTGCTGTGGGTTCTGGGTACAGCCCTGGGGGTGCCCCCCCTCCTCCTTCAGCATACCTGCCTTCAGGaatccctgcccccacccctctgCCCCCCACCACTGTTCCTGGTTACACCTACCAGGGTCATGGTTTGACACCTATTGCACCCTCGGCTCTGACAAACAGTTCGGCAAGTTCTCTCAAAAGGAAAGCTTTCTACATGGCAGGGCAAGGAGATATGGACTCCAGTTATGGAAATTACAGCTATGGCCAACAGAGATCTACACAGAGTCCTATGTACCGAATGCCTGACAACGGCATTTCAAACACAAATCGGGGGAATGGCTTTGACAGAAGTGCTGAAACATCATCCTTAGCATTTAAGCCAACGAAGCAACTAATGTCctctgaacagcaaaggaaattcAGCAGCCAGTCCAGTAGGGCTCTGACCCCTCCTTCCTACAGTACTGCTAAAAATTCATTGGGATCAAGATCCAGTGAATCCTTTGGGAAGTACACATCGCCCGTAATGAGTGAGCATGGGGACGAGCACAGGCAGCTCCTCTCTCACCCAATGCAAGGCCCTGGACTCCGTGCAGCTACCTCATCCAACCACTCTGTGGACGAGCAACTGAAGAACACCGACACGCACCTCATCGACCTGGTAACCAACGAGATTATCACCCAAGGACCTCCAGTGGACTGGAGTGACATCGCTGGTCTCGACCTAGTGAAGGCTGTCATTAAAGAGGAGGTTTTGTGGCCAGTGTTGAGGTCAGATGCATTCAGTGGACTGACGGCCTTACCTCGGAGCATCCTTTTATTTGGACCTCGGGGAACAGGCAAAACATTACTGGGCAGATGCATAGCCGGTCAGCTGGGGGccacatttttcaaaattgccGGTTCTGGACTAGTTGCCAAGTGGTTAGGAGAAGCAGAGAAAATTATCCATGCCTCTTTTCTCGTGGCCAGGTGTCGCCAGCCCTCAGTGATTTTTGTTAGTGACATTGACATGCTCCTTTCCTCTCAAGTGAGTGAGGAACACAGTCCAGTCAGTCGGATGAGAACCGAATTTCTGATGCAGCTGGACACTGTACTAACTTCGGCTGAGGACCAAATCGTAGTAATTTGTGCCACCAGTAAACCAGAAGAAATAGATGAATCTCTTCGTAGGTACTTCATGAAACGACTTTTAATCCCACTTCCTGACAGCACAGCGAGGCACCAGATAATAGTACAACTGCTCTCACAGCACAATTACTGTCTCAATGACAAGGAGTTTGCACTGCTCGTCCAGCGCACAGAAGGCTTTTCTGGACTAGACGTGGCTCATTTGTGTCAGGAAGCAGCGGTGGGCCCCCTCCACGCCATGCCAGCCACGGACCTTTCAGCCATTATGCCCAGCCAGTTGAGGCCCGTTACATATCAAGACTTTGAAAATGCTTTCTGCAAGATTCAGCCTAGCATATCTCAAAAAGAGCTTGATATGTACGTTGAATGGAACAAAATGTTTGGTTGCAGTCAGTGA
- the Fign gene encoding fidgetin isoform X1 encodes MRVGLWNDLLCLCHIVLRREHYTVLTRCSVPNKRGLKMQWTPEHAQWPEQHFDITSTTRSPAHKVEAYRGHLQRTYQYAWANDDISALTASNLLKKYAEKYSGILEGPVDRPVLSNYSDAPSGLVNGRKNESEPWQSSLNSEAVYPMNCVPDVITASKAGVSSALPPADVSASIGSSPGVASNLTEPSYSSSTCGSHTVPSLHAGLPSQEYAPGYNGSYLHSTYSSQPAPALPSPHPSPLHSSGLLQPPPPPPPPPALVPGYNGTSNLSSYSYPSASYPPQTAVGSGYSPGGAPPPPSAYLPSGIPAPTPLPPTTVPGYTYQGHGLTPIAPSALTNSSASSLKRKAFYMAGQGDMDSSYGNYSYGQQRSTQSPMYRMPDNGISNTNRGNGFDRSAETSSLAFKPTKQLMSSEQQRKFSSQSSRALTPPSYSTAKNSLGSRSSESFGKYTSPVMSEHGDEHRQLLSHPMQGPGLRAATSSNHSVDEQLKNTDTHLIDLVTNEIITQGPPVDWSDIAGLDLVKAVIKEEVLWPVLRSDAFSGLTALPRSILLFGPRGTGKTLLGRCIAGQLGATFFKIAGSGLVAKWLGEAEKIIHASFLVARCRQPSVIFVSDIDMLLSSQVSEEHSPVSRMRTEFLMQLDTVLTSAEDQIVVICATSKPEEIDESLRRYFMKRLLIPLPDSTARHQIIVQLLSQHNYCLNDKEFALLVQRTEGFSGLDVAHLCQEAAVGPLHAMPATDLSAIMPSQLRPVTYQDFENAFCKIQPSISQKELDMYVEWNKMFGCSQ; translated from the exons ATGAGAGTTGGATTATGGAATGACCTGCTATGTCTGTGTCATATTGTTCTGCGCAGGGAGCATTATACTGTGCTAACTAGGTGTTCAGTACCAAATAAGAGAG GCTTGAAGATGCAGTGGACGCCGGAGCATGCCCAGTGGCCAGAACAGCACTTTGACATCACCTCAACCACTCGGTCTCCTGCCCACAAAGTTGAAGCCTACAGAGGTCATTTGCAGCGCACCTATCAGTACGCCTGGGCAAATGATGACATATCTGCCCTGACTGCATCCAACCTACtaaaaaaatatgcagagaaGTATTCTGGCATTTTGGAAGGTCCTGTGGACCGACCCGTTCTCAGCAACTATTCAGATGCACCATCGGGACTCGTGAATGGTCGGAAAAATGAAAGTGAACCCTGGCAGTCCTCCTTGAATTCTGAGGCTGTTTATCCCATGAACTGTGTTCCGGATGTTATTACCGCCAGCAAAGCTGGAGTCAGTTCAGCCCTCCCTCCAGCAGATGTCTCTGCAAGTATAGGGAGCTCTCCTGGGGTGGCCAGCAACCTGACAGAACCTAGTTACTCAAGTAGTACCTGTGGAAGCCACACCGTACCTAGTCTTCATGCAGGGCTCCCATCTCAGGAATATGCCCCAGGATACAACGGATCGTATTTGCATTCTACTTACAGTAGCCAGCCAGCACCTGCACTTCCTTCACCTCATCCATCTCCTTTGCATAGCTCTGGGCTCCTacagccaccaccaccacctcctccaccaccagcCCTGGTCCCAGGCTACAATGGGACTTCTAACCTCTCCAGTTACAGCTATCCCTCTGCTAGCTATCCTCCTCAGACTGCTGTGGGTTCTGGGTACAGCCCTGGGGGTGCCCCCCCTCCTCCTTCAGCATACCTGCCTTCAGGaatccctgcccccacccctctgCCCCCCACCACTGTTCCTGGTTACACCTACCAGGGTCATGGTTTGACACCTATTGCACCCTCGGCTCTGACAAACAGTTCGGCAAGTTCTCTCAAAAGGAAAGCTTTCTACATGGCAGGGCAAGGAGATATGGACTCCAGTTATGGAAATTACAGCTATGGCCAACAGAGATCTACACAGAGTCCTATGTACCGAATGCCTGACAACGGCATTTCAAACACAAATCGGGGGAATGGCTTTGACAGAAGTGCTGAAACATCATCCTTAGCATTTAAGCCAACGAAGCAACTAATGTCctctgaacagcaaaggaaattcAGCAGCCAGTCCAGTAGGGCTCTGACCCCTCCTTCCTACAGTACTGCTAAAAATTCATTGGGATCAAGATCCAGTGAATCCTTTGGGAAGTACACATCGCCCGTAATGAGTGAGCATGGGGACGAGCACAGGCAGCTCCTCTCTCACCCAATGCAAGGCCCTGGACTCCGTGCAGCTACCTCATCCAACCACTCTGTGGACGAGCAACTGAAGAACACCGACACGCACCTCATCGACCTGGTAACCAACGAGATTATCACCCAAGGACCTCCAGTGGACTGGAGTGACATCGCTGGTCTCGACCTAGTGAAGGCTGTCATTAAAGAGGAGGTTTTGTGGCCAGTGTTGAGGTCAGATGCATTCAGTGGACTGACGGCCTTACCTCGGAGCATCCTTTTATTTGGACCTCGGGGAACAGGCAAAACATTACTGGGCAGATGCATAGCCGGTCAGCTGGGGGccacatttttcaaaattgccGGTTCTGGACTAGTTGCCAAGTGGTTAGGAGAAGCAGAGAAAATTATCCATGCCTCTTTTCTCGTGGCCAGGTGTCGCCAGCCCTCAGTGATTTTTGTTAGTGACATTGACATGCTCCTTTCCTCTCAAGTGAGTGAGGAACACAGTCCAGTCAGTCGGATGAGAACCGAATTTCTGATGCAGCTGGACACTGTACTAACTTCGGCTGAGGACCAAATCGTAGTAATTTGTGCCACCAGTAAACCAGAAGAAATAGATGAATCTCTTCGTAGGTACTTCATGAAACGACTTTTAATCCCACTTCCTGACAGCACAGCGAGGCACCAGATAATAGTACAACTGCTCTCACAGCACAATTACTGTCTCAATGACAAGGAGTTTGCACTGCTCGTCCAGCGCACAGAAGGCTTTTCTGGACTAGACGTGGCTCATTTGTGTCAGGAAGCAGCGGTGGGCCCCCTCCACGCCATGCCAGCCACGGACCTTTCAGCCATTATGCCCAGCCAGTTGAGGCCCGTTACATATCAAGACTTTGAAAATGCTTTCTGCAAGATTCAGCCTAGCATATCTCAAAAAGAGCTTGATATGTACGTTGAATGGAACAAAATGTTTGGTTGCAGTCAGTGA
- the Fign gene encoding fidgetin isoform X2, which yields MISSTSVYGLKMQWTPEHAQWPEQHFDITSTTRSPAHKVEAYRGHLQRTYQYAWANDDISALTASNLLKKYAEKYSGILEGPVDRPVLSNYSDAPSGLVNGRKNESEPWQSSLNSEAVYPMNCVPDVITASKAGVSSALPPADVSASIGSSPGVASNLTEPSYSSSTCGSHTVPSLHAGLPSQEYAPGYNGSYLHSTYSSQPAPALPSPHPSPLHSSGLLQPPPPPPPPPALVPGYNGTSNLSSYSYPSASYPPQTAVGSGYSPGGAPPPPSAYLPSGIPAPTPLPPTTVPGYTYQGHGLTPIAPSALTNSSASSLKRKAFYMAGQGDMDSSYGNYSYGQQRSTQSPMYRMPDNGISNTNRGNGFDRSAETSSLAFKPTKQLMSSEQQRKFSSQSSRALTPPSYSTAKNSLGSRSSESFGKYTSPVMSEHGDEHRQLLSHPMQGPGLRAATSSNHSVDEQLKNTDTHLIDLVTNEIITQGPPVDWSDIAGLDLVKAVIKEEVLWPVLRSDAFSGLTALPRSILLFGPRGTGKTLLGRCIAGQLGATFFKIAGSGLVAKWLGEAEKIIHASFLVARCRQPSVIFVSDIDMLLSSQVSEEHSPVSRMRTEFLMQLDTVLTSAEDQIVVICATSKPEEIDESLRRYFMKRLLIPLPDSTARHQIIVQLLSQHNYCLNDKEFALLVQRTEGFSGLDVAHLCQEAAVGPLHAMPATDLSAIMPSQLRPVTYQDFENAFCKIQPSISQKELDMYVEWNKMFGCSQ from the coding sequence GCTTGAAGATGCAGTGGACGCCGGAGCATGCCCAGTGGCCAGAACAGCACTTTGACATCACCTCAACCACTCGGTCTCCTGCCCACAAAGTTGAAGCCTACAGAGGTCATTTGCAGCGCACCTATCAGTACGCCTGGGCAAATGATGACATATCTGCCCTGACTGCATCCAACCTACtaaaaaaatatgcagagaaGTATTCTGGCATTTTGGAAGGTCCTGTGGACCGACCCGTTCTCAGCAACTATTCAGATGCACCATCGGGACTCGTGAATGGTCGGAAAAATGAAAGTGAACCCTGGCAGTCCTCCTTGAATTCTGAGGCTGTTTATCCCATGAACTGTGTTCCGGATGTTATTACCGCCAGCAAAGCTGGAGTCAGTTCAGCCCTCCCTCCAGCAGATGTCTCTGCAAGTATAGGGAGCTCTCCTGGGGTGGCCAGCAACCTGACAGAACCTAGTTACTCAAGTAGTACCTGTGGAAGCCACACCGTACCTAGTCTTCATGCAGGGCTCCCATCTCAGGAATATGCCCCAGGATACAACGGATCGTATTTGCATTCTACTTACAGTAGCCAGCCAGCACCTGCACTTCCTTCACCTCATCCATCTCCTTTGCATAGCTCTGGGCTCCTacagccaccaccaccacctcctccaccaccagcCCTGGTCCCAGGCTACAATGGGACTTCTAACCTCTCCAGTTACAGCTATCCCTCTGCTAGCTATCCTCCTCAGACTGCTGTGGGTTCTGGGTACAGCCCTGGGGGTGCCCCCCCTCCTCCTTCAGCATACCTGCCTTCAGGaatccctgcccccacccctctgCCCCCCACCACTGTTCCTGGTTACACCTACCAGGGTCATGGTTTGACACCTATTGCACCCTCGGCTCTGACAAACAGTTCGGCAAGTTCTCTCAAAAGGAAAGCTTTCTACATGGCAGGGCAAGGAGATATGGACTCCAGTTATGGAAATTACAGCTATGGCCAACAGAGATCTACACAGAGTCCTATGTACCGAATGCCTGACAACGGCATTTCAAACACAAATCGGGGGAATGGCTTTGACAGAAGTGCTGAAACATCATCCTTAGCATTTAAGCCAACGAAGCAACTAATGTCctctgaacagcaaaggaaattcAGCAGCCAGTCCAGTAGGGCTCTGACCCCTCCTTCCTACAGTACTGCTAAAAATTCATTGGGATCAAGATCCAGTGAATCCTTTGGGAAGTACACATCGCCCGTAATGAGTGAGCATGGGGACGAGCACAGGCAGCTCCTCTCTCACCCAATGCAAGGCCCTGGACTCCGTGCAGCTACCTCATCCAACCACTCTGTGGACGAGCAACTGAAGAACACCGACACGCACCTCATCGACCTGGTAACCAACGAGATTATCACCCAAGGACCTCCAGTGGACTGGAGTGACATCGCTGGTCTCGACCTAGTGAAGGCTGTCATTAAAGAGGAGGTTTTGTGGCCAGTGTTGAGGTCAGATGCATTCAGTGGACTGACGGCCTTACCTCGGAGCATCCTTTTATTTGGACCTCGGGGAACAGGCAAAACATTACTGGGCAGATGCATAGCCGGTCAGCTGGGGGccacatttttcaaaattgccGGTTCTGGACTAGTTGCCAAGTGGTTAGGAGAAGCAGAGAAAATTATCCATGCCTCTTTTCTCGTGGCCAGGTGTCGCCAGCCCTCAGTGATTTTTGTTAGTGACATTGACATGCTCCTTTCCTCTCAAGTGAGTGAGGAACACAGTCCAGTCAGTCGGATGAGAACCGAATTTCTGATGCAGCTGGACACTGTACTAACTTCGGCTGAGGACCAAATCGTAGTAATTTGTGCCACCAGTAAACCAGAAGAAATAGATGAATCTCTTCGTAGGTACTTCATGAAACGACTTTTAATCCCACTTCCTGACAGCACAGCGAGGCACCAGATAATAGTACAACTGCTCTCACAGCACAATTACTGTCTCAATGACAAGGAGTTTGCACTGCTCGTCCAGCGCACAGAAGGCTTTTCTGGACTAGACGTGGCTCATTTGTGTCAGGAAGCAGCGGTGGGCCCCCTCCACGCCATGCCAGCCACGGACCTTTCAGCCATTATGCCCAGCCAGTTGAGGCCCGTTACATATCAAGACTTTGAAAATGCTTTCTGCAAGATTCAGCCTAGCATATCTCAAAAAGAGCTTGATATGTACGTTGAATGGAACAAAATGTTTGGTTGCAGTCAGTGA